From a single Pseudobutyrivibrio xylanivorans genomic region:
- a CDS encoding YhgE/Pip domain-containing protein, which translates to MKNVIKLIASDIKRLSTNVVAMVVIIGLTVIPCLYAWFNILSNWDPYGPDATKNLQVAVVSSDQGILIGSAEVNVGDIIISRLKANNTIGWVFTDNAEEAIGGVYSGDYYAALVIDEEFSANMISFLGGNFENPKITYYENDKKNAIAPKITAKVKTTIEREVDHAFVGTVAEVLLKAGEYFATLDEQGNITGKGIEKLERLDSDLNGIIVILDSYIALIDSTKQISEAEKEIASTAEAITKTASEMADAAEVNAPTVQENIQDTKNQADDAVAKVNSKLADADEIIGVLNNRLSNYTVGGPHIGPELLGLYNKLNSVWSGDDGVYSWITTSWIYPYVPDRAKNSLEESNAGIVTIGTDLQEFVSAEENSASNLEEIRQKTVADTASLLKQTETVRNDYASKLSPTAQKSINSASTSVAEIKKLLKYNATSIDLVVQNLNDYKVILSQSSDGLRKSRDEAVEMEKKLAILIQDIKSLNQNEAYLRIMELLRSDPELLSDFISSPVEINEDYIYPVENNGSMTAPFYIILSIWVGALIMSTILKTGVKDTSEFDNLKNWECFFGRFFTTMVIGQIQTLITVLGAILFVGIQCEHKFMFWGACAWSAFVYSLLLYSFAYSFGNIGEALSVILMVIQVAGAGGTFPIEVLPDVFQALYRFMPFKYSMNAVRECIGGFYEDTYRNCMLTLVIYALVAVFIGVALYHPFKFINEKIEISKEKSGILL; encoded by the coding sequence ATGAAAAATGTAATAAAACTAATAGCATCAGATATAAAAAGACTATCCACCAATGTTGTGGCAATGGTAGTTATAATAGGTTTGACGGTTATCCCTTGTCTATACGCATGGTTTAATATTCTGTCTAACTGGGATCCCTATGGACCAGATGCTACCAAAAATCTTCAGGTTGCAGTAGTATCTTCGGATCAAGGAATTCTTATTGGAAGTGCAGAGGTTAATGTAGGAGATATTATTATTAGCCGACTGAAAGCAAACAATACGATTGGATGGGTGTTCACAGACAATGCCGAAGAGGCAATCGGAGGTGTTTATTCAGGAGATTACTACGCAGCTCTTGTAATTGATGAAGAGTTTAGTGCTAATATGATTAGTTTCCTTGGAGGTAATTTTGAAAATCCAAAAATAACCTACTATGAAAATGATAAAAAGAATGCAATCGCGCCAAAGATTACAGCAAAGGTAAAGACGACAATCGAAAGAGAGGTTGACCATGCTTTTGTGGGAACTGTAGCGGAGGTTCTTTTAAAGGCGGGAGAATACTTTGCTACCTTAGATGAGCAGGGAAATATTACAGGTAAAGGGATTGAAAAGCTAGAGCGACTTGATTCAGATCTTAATGGTATTATAGTAATTTTAGATTCCTATATAGCTCTTATTGATTCAACAAAGCAAATATCAGAGGCTGAAAAAGAAATTGCAAGTACTGCAGAAGCAATTACCAAAACAGCATCTGAAATGGCGGATGCAGCTGAGGTAAATGCACCAACTGTCCAGGAAAATATTCAAGACACAAAGAACCAGGCAGATGACGCTGTTGCAAAAGTAAACAGTAAGCTTGCTGATGCAGATGAAATAATCGGTGTTTTGAACAACAGATTAAGTAACTATACTGTGGGAGGACCACATATTGGACCTGAGCTTCTAGGGTTATATAATAAGCTTAATTCTGTTTGGAGCGGGGATGATGGTGTATATTCATGGATTACTACAAGTTGGATATATCCATACGTTCCAGATAGAGCAAAGAACTCTCTTGAGGAATCTAATGCCGGAATTGTGACAATAGGAACTGATTTACAGGAGTTTGTTTCTGCTGAGGAAAATAGTGCTTCTAATTTAGAGGAAATCAGACAGAAAACAGTTGCAGATACAGCTTCATTGCTAAAGCAGACAGAAACAGTTAGAAATGATTATGCAAGCAAACTCTCACCAACAGCACAGAAATCTATTAACTCTGCGTCTACTTCTGTGGCAGAGATAAAGAAGCTGCTTAAGTATAATGCTACAAGCATCGACCTTGTAGTACAAAATCTGAATGATTACAAAGTAATTCTATCTCAGTCAAGTGATGGTCTCAGAAAATCCAGGGATGAAGCTGTTGAGATGGAAAAGAAGCTTGCGATTCTGATTCAAGACATAAAGAGCCTGAATCAAAACGAGGCTTATCTTAGAATAATGGAGCTTTTGCGCTCAGATCCAGAGCTACTCTCTGACTTCATCAGTAGCCCCGTAGAGATTAATGAAGATTATATCTATCCAGTTGAGAATAATGGATCAATGACAGCACCATTTTACATTATTCTTTCTATATGGGTTGGCGCACTTATTATGTCTACTATTCTCAAGACTGGTGTGAAGGATACTAGTGAGTTCGATAATCTAAAGAATTGGGAGTGTTTCTTTGGAAGATTCTTTACAACAATGGTAATAGGACAAATACAAACACTTATTACTGTACTTGGTGCCATTTTATTTGTGGGAATCCAGTGTGAACATAAATTTATGTTTTGGGGTGCCTGCGCTTGGTCAGCTTTTGTATATTCACTACTGCTCTACTCTTTTGCTTATTCCTTTGGAAACATTGGAGAGGCATTGTCTGTTATTTTAATGGTTATTCAGGTGGCAGGTGCTGGTGGAACCTTCCCTATCGAGGTGCTTCCAGATGTATTTCAGGCACTATATAGATTTATGCCGTTTAAGTATTCGATGAATGCAGTTCGTGAATGTATAGGTGGATTCTATGAAGATACCTACAGAAATTGTATGCTTACACTAGTAATATATGCTTTAGTAGCGGTATTTATTGGAGTTGCATTGTATCATCCATTCAAATTCATAAATGAAAAAATAGAAATCAGTAAAGAGAAATCTGGTATACTATTGTAA
- a CDS encoding alpha-amylase family glycosyl hydrolase — protein MRNISWVKDSVFYHIYPLGAFGCPRENRGEETAGHRILKLIDWIPHLTKLGVNALYLGPIWESGTHGYDTFDYYKLDSRLGTNDDFKKVVEKCHAAGIKVVLDGVFNHVGRGHKAFLDIKEKRENSSYKEWISGLNFGGNNWYNDGFSYDCWSGAQELVKLNYWCQDVNNHILGAVEMWINEFDIDGLRLDAADCIQRDFFKRLKYFTEEKKSTFWLMGEIIHGDYNIYVNDEMLDAVTNYECWKGIYSSHNDHNYFEINYAMKRQWGQGGMYYGKYLYNFVDNHDVNRIYTLLKEKENIYPVYTLLFTMPGLPSIYYGSEWGIEGDKTKGEGDYALRPEIEVEKMNNPELIDHIKTLAEIRKDSESLKTGRYDEVQVKNETLVFARALDNEYVIVALNNTSEEKTLTFDYRGQHFDVVLPPHGSKIIK, from the coding sequence ATGAGAAATATTAGTTGGGTAAAAGACAGTGTGTTTTATCATATTTATCCACTTGGAGCATTTGGTTGTCCACGTGAAAACAGGGGCGAAGAAACTGCAGGACACAGGATATTAAAGCTTATTGACTGGATTCCGCATTTGACGAAGCTGGGTGTGAATGCCCTTTATTTAGGACCTATCTGGGAATCTGGAACTCATGGCTATGATACATTCGATTACTATAAATTAGACAGCAGGTTGGGGACCAATGATGATTTCAAAAAGGTTGTTGAAAAATGCCATGCAGCAGGTATAAAGGTTGTTTTGGATGGCGTATTTAATCATGTGGGACGCGGACACAAGGCATTTTTGGATATAAAAGAAAAACGTGAGAATTCAAGCTATAAGGAGTGGATTTCAGGCTTAAATTTTGGTGGTAATAATTGGTATAATGATGGATTTTCTTATGATTGCTGGTCTGGCGCACAGGAGTTGGTAAAGTTGAATTATTGGTGCCAGGATGTGAATAACCATATTCTTGGTGCAGTTGAAATGTGGATAAATGAATTTGATATAGATGGCCTCAGACTGGACGCTGCAGATTGTATTCAGCGTGACTTTTTTAAGCGCCTGAAATATTTTACTGAAGAGAAAAAGTCAACGTTCTGGCTTATGGGAGAGATCATTCACGGTGATTACAACATCTATGTGAATGATGAGATGCTTGATGCAGTAACAAATTATGAGTGTTGGAAAGGAATCTATTCAAGTCATAATGATCACAATTATTTCGAGATAAATTATGCTATGAAACGCCAATGGGGTCAGGGTGGCATGTATTACGGTAAATACTTGTATAATTTTGTTGATAACCATGATGTAAACAGAATATATACTCTGCTAAAGGAAAAGGAAAATATTTATCCTGTTTACACTCTCCTATTCACAATGCCAGGCTTACCTTCAATATATTACGGCAGTGAGTGGGGAATTGAAGGAGATAAAACAAAGGGAGAAGGTGATTATGCCTTAAGACCTGAGATTGAAGTCGAAAAAATGAATAATCCTGAGCTGATTGATCATATTAAGACTCTGGCAGAGATAAGAAAAGATTCTGAATCCTTAAAAACCGGACGTTATGATGAAGTTCAGGTAAAAAATGAGACCCTGGTATTTGCCAGAGCCTTAGATAATGAATA
- a CDS encoding GGDEF domain-containing protein produces MDARIYTREIQLLIGEVQSNRGKDAQALISACDELLAYGQSMKDDALVGYAFFSKGETYYLLNDASNFYSQMLSSIAPLENAQEWGNVAMANNMLGIASLNRGNAPFALDYFIKAISICEDYSLPEIEWIIHLNLGSLYLNIEEYQKSISHTEIAYRYISNNKNMPGYVENLTAILLGMGRAYLKLKNRNKSHEIGEQLSKECLPHLQDLDKIVIYCYFAIMNQTVNDDETRDYWIDMVNEHTSTNMPIMDVFDDFYDYLDMLLSTEKYDDFFKAYSVLDDLTKRTSIKNLERKLLTLKIRYYRRVGQIEEYKIASVLYFELSEFMERENRLMVNNMIVMRNSYMELTQINKKVEEENTFLQKRSETDPLTGMYNRLKLNEYIDEAFEKAKKNKTPIAVEILDIDFFKQFNDNYGHQAGDDCIKFIANILIDMAQDDEVFAARYGGDEFVIVYEGIKKSDIQSKAEKLRKKVFDANMEHKFSLTDNRVTISQGICYGIPDGDAGYFAYLQEADKMLYEVKQENRNNIKMCKASE; encoded by the coding sequence ATGGATGCCCGAATCTACACTAGAGAGATTCAACTACTCATAGGCGAGGTTCAATCAAATAGGGGGAAGGATGCACAGGCATTAATTTCTGCTTGCGATGAGTTATTAGCTTATGGTCAAAGCATGAAGGATGATGCCCTAGTGGGTTATGCTTTTTTTTCGAAGGGTGAGACCTACTATTTACTAAATGATGCATCTAATTTCTATTCACAGATGCTCTCTTCTATTGCTCCGCTTGAGAATGCTCAGGAATGGGGTAACGTAGCTATGGCAAATAATATGCTTGGCATTGCTTCGTTAAATCGAGGTAATGCTCCATTTGCCCTAGATTATTTCATAAAGGCAATCAGCATTTGCGAGGATTATTCACTGCCAGAAATAGAGTGGATAATCCATCTTAACTTAGGTTCTTTATATCTCAACATCGAGGAATACCAGAAATCCATTTCACACACGGAAATTGCATATAGATATATTTCAAATAATAAGAATATGCCGGGGTATGTAGAAAATCTTACTGCTATCCTACTTGGTATGGGACGAGCATATTTAAAGCTAAAAAATCGCAATAAAAGCCATGAAATAGGCGAACAGTTATCAAAGGAATGTCTACCGCATTTACAGGATCTGGATAAAATAGTCATATATTGTTATTTTGCCATTATGAATCAGACTGTTAATGATGATGAAACCAGAGATTATTGGATAGATATGGTAAATGAGCATACCAGCACAAACATGCCAATAATGGATGTGTTCGATGATTTTTATGATTACCTGGATATGCTCTTATCAACGGAAAAATATGATGATTTCTTTAAAGCATACTCTGTTCTTGATGATTTAACGAAACGTACCTCAATTAAAAATTTAGAACGAAAGCTTTTAACCTTAAAAATAAGGTATTACAGGCGTGTGGGTCAGATTGAAGAGTACAAGATTGCCTCTGTACTCTATTTTGAGTTATCTGAATTTATGGAACGTGAGAACAGATTGATGGTAAACAACATGATTGTAATGAGAAATTCATACATGGAGCTTACACAAATCAATAAAAAAGTAGAGGAAGAGAATACATTTTTACAAAAACGTTCAGAGACAGACCCACTAACAGGGATGTATAATAGACTGAAGCTTAATGAATATATTGACGAGGCCTTTGAAAAGGCTAAGAAAAATAAGACTCCTATTGCAGTGGAGATTTTGGATATCGATTTCTTTAAGCAGTTTAACGATAACTATGGTCATCAGGCAGGTGACGACTGCATTAAGTTTATAGCAAATATCCTTATTGATATGGCTCAGGATGATGAGGTCTTCGCTGCCAGATATGGCGGAGATGAATTTGTTATTGTGTATGAGGGTATTAAGAAATCAGATATTCAATCGAAGGCAGAGAAGCTTAGAAAAAAAGTATTTGATGCTAATATGGAGCATAAATTTTCACTGACGGATAACAGAGTCACTATTTCTCAGGGGATTTGCTATGGAATACCTGATGGAGATGCTGGTTATTTTGCGTATCTCCAAGAGGCAGACAAGATGCTTTATGAGGTAAAGCAGGAAAACAGAAATAATATCAAAATGTGCAAGGCTTCAGAATAA
- a CDS encoding YhgE/Pip domain-containing protein: MKTIRKIFIDDIISLCKNFFALVIVIGICFLPALYAWFNIYSNWDPYGNTGALKLAAISLDKGYTDEDGEYHNQGDTIIDNLHENKSVNWQFVKTSDEAINGVYSGEYYAAVVIDEDFTYNMYNVLKEEVSRPTLHFYENQKKNPVATKISDTVVQSLQNNINVAFTEVVVSEVVSSADKFTGELKENSEIDIAVDNLRELSADLTQQQETIKKIIENDAKLQQSLAVAKTDANNLKNQAKRTANAVKNSANTSADANVTINSYSDDVNQMLSLINADLADMDSKLKAAEAAQNVSDITTNLTDLATDVGRIKAAVEQISPETIAKDKAKEIIQEYKAELDSLENILREMGFGPYIDAGKTAYDIKNKTDEFIQEKKEEIIQKAPERATDATRKQEEELRSKVVEIRKHTTNLQDKFSNKLAPQINKSLGNLTSNLNNTNSILNSIGDTFGNLMVMFTAIDNTVDAANTSLIKTNEAIEYINSRLIEVLNQVEKVGDGEKVQALVNALSGDPEVYGKFFSTPVEIETKAIYPIENYGSAVAPFYSTLAFWVGALILTAIIKVKPDKSKYPDATKRQLFFGRFVLYWVLGQMQAIIIVIGDLFLLHIQCMHPWFFMLAASIIATTFTLFIYSLVVTWGDVGKALSVVIVVIQIAGSSGTYPIELLPEFFKKVYIFFPFPYAINAIRECLCGMYKYDYVLYLLSLGIFMIVALVIGLLIQIPFEQINHYMEERMEDTEMM; encoded by the coding sequence ATGAAAACAATTAGGAAAATATTTATTGATGACATAATAAGCTTGTGCAAAAACTTCTTTGCACTTGTGATTGTAATAGGAATATGTTTTTTGCCGGCTTTATATGCCTGGTTTAATATCTATTCAAACTGGGACCCATATGGAAATACAGGCGCTCTTAAGCTGGCAGCAATATCATTAGACAAGGGTTATACCGATGAGGATGGAGAATACCATAATCAGGGCGATACCATCATCGATAACCTTCATGAAAATAAATCTGTTAATTGGCAGTTTGTAAAGACATCAGATGAAGCAATAAATGGTGTATACAGCGGTGAATATTATGCAGCAGTTGTAATAGATGAAGATTTCACCTACAACATGTATAACGTCCTTAAAGAGGAAGTTTCTCGCCCTACTCTCCACTTCTATGAAAATCAAAAGAAGAATCCAGTAGCAACAAAAATATCTGATACTGTCGTACAGTCACTTCAGAATAATATAAATGTGGCTTTTACTGAGGTTGTTGTTAGTGAAGTTGTATCAAGTGCTGACAAGTTTACTGGAGAACTTAAGGAAAATAGTGAAATCGATATTGCTGTTGATAATTTAAGAGAATTAAGCGCAGATCTTACCCAGCAGCAGGAAACAATCAAAAAAATTATAGAAAATGATGCGAAACTGCAGCAATCTTTAGCTGTTGCAAAGACTGATGCTAATAATCTAAAGAATCAAGCCAAAAGAACAGCAAACGCTGTGAAAAATTCAGCAAACACATCAGCCGATGCCAACGTAACAATTAACAGCTATTCTGATGATGTAAATCAGATGCTTTCCTTAATAAATGCGGATTTGGCTGACATGGATAGTAAGCTGAAGGCCGCAGAGGCAGCACAGAATGTGTCAGATATAACAACTAATCTTACTGATTTGGCTACAGATGTAGGTAGAATTAAAGCTGCTGTAGAGCAGATTAGTCCTGAGACAATTGCTAAAGATAAAGCAAAAGAAATTATTCAAGAGTATAAAGCAGAATTAGATTCTTTGGAAAACATTCTGAGAGAAATGGGCTTTGGACCATATATCGATGCTGGAAAAACAGCCTATGATATAAAAAATAAAACTGACGAATTTATTCAGGAAAAGAAGGAAGAAATAATCCAAAAAGCTCCTGAAAGAGCAACAGATGCAACCAGAAAGCAGGAGGAAGAACTTCGTTCAAAAGTTGTAGAAATTCGAAAACATACAACAAACCTACAGGATAAATTCTCGAATAAACTTGCACCACAGATAAATAAGAGTCTTGGTAATCTTACAAGCAACTTAAACAACACGAATAGTATCCTGAATTCTATAGGAGACACCTTTGGAAACCTAATGGTGATGTTTACAGCTATTGATAATACCGTTGATGCTGCAAATACTAGTCTTATCAAAACAAATGAGGCTATTGAATACATTAATAGTCGATTAATAGAAGTATTAAACCAGGTAGAAAAGGTCGGAGATGGAGAAAAGGTACAGGCACTGGTAAATGCGCTGTCCGGTGATCCAGAGGTTTACGGAAAGTTTTTCTCTACCCCAGTGGAAATAGAAACAAAAGCTATATATCCAATTGAAAATTATGGATCAGCTGTTGCGCCATTCTATTCTACTCTAGCATTCTGGGTAGGAGCTTTGATTTTGACAGCTATTATTAAGGTTAAACCAGATAAGAGTAAATATCCAGATGCTACAAAGAGACAATTATTCTTTGGAAGATTTGTCCTCTATTGGGTATTAGGACAGATGCAGGCAATTATTATTGTAATTGGAGACCTATTCTTGCTACATATACAGTGCATGCATCCTTGGTTCTTTATGCTTGCGGCATCAATTATTGCAACTACCTTCACACTGTTTATTTATTCACTGGTTGTTACCTGGGGCGATGTAGGAAAAGCTCTCTCCGTTGTTATTGTAGTAATTCAGATTGCTGGAAGTTCTGGAACCTATCCTATAGAGCTTTTACCAGAATTCTTTAAGAAAGTATACATATTCTTCCCATTCCCTTATGCAATCAATGCCATAAGAGAATGTCTTTGTGGAATGTATAAGTATGACTATGTTTTATATTTGCTTAGTTTGGGCATTTTTATGATTGTTGCCCTTGTTATTGGATTATTGATACAGATTCCATTTGAACAGATTAATCATTACATGGAAGAACGAATGGAAGATACGGAGATGATGTAG